The Bosea sp. AS-1 region CGACCGGATCGACGCCGAAATGGTCGTAGAAGCGCTTGTCCTCGATGGCGACGAAAGCCTTGGGCAGATAGGGGGGCACCTCGCCCAGCGTGATCGTCCGACCGCCTGTCTCGCCGCGATTGGCGAGCAGCGAGCCGTCGGCCGCGAGGATCGCGATGTTCGGCGGCCGGCGCGGCACGGTGAGCTGGTCGATCGGCGGCAGTTGCGAGGCGTAATAGGCCACGACCCCGCCAACGCCGATCACGCACCAGAGGCCGAGCACCATCGTCCAGTAGAACAGGCCGCCGAAGAGCGAGCGCCGCCGACGCCGTCCACGCTTCTTGCCGCCACCACCGCCGCCGCCCGCGCGCTTGTCGCGGCGCGGGGGATTGCGCAGCTGCCGCTCAGGCTCGGTACGGGCCGGAGCCTTCTGAAAGCGGACCGGACGGTCGTCGGGAGAAAGACGCATGTCACCATCATCGCGGCTCTCGCCACGCTCATCGCCAAAGGAGGGCTCGCGCCGCTCGCCTCGTGAAAACCGGTCGTTCATCCTGTCCCGTTCGGCCGAAATCCCGCCCCTGCAAACGATCAGGTCTACAGGATTCAAACATGGCGCTTTCCCGGCTGTTCCGGTAAACCAGTAAACCGGACTCTAGCAATATCAGTTACTTAGCCAATAATTGCATAAGGGTTCGTTAAACGAAATTTGGCGCCAGGTCCGAATTTTACGGGCTGGCGGCCTATTGGTTTTCGTAAAAAACTGGAAAGTTTACTGTTCACGTTCCGTTTGCGTTCAGCCGCGGCGCCGGATTCTTTAGGGCTCAACCAACCACCTAACCCGTGGCCAGGGTCGTCCTGCTTGCGGTCAAGGTGAGTCGGCGGCCCGACTGGTCGGGCCTAGCAACTCTGATTTCCGATAGCTGCCGATATCCTGCCTGCGGGGTCCGCCTCGTCCTGCGCATCGATATCCATCCTCACGGCAGCCCGCCAGGGCGCGCGGGCTGGCCTCTTGTTCGTAGGGTGCGCGGGATGCAGGCCTATAGGCGCCGCACCGGCGCGAACTGCGTCGTAGGCTTCCGCTCTAGCCGATCCTGTTTTCAGGCGCAGCGCCCTAACCCACTCATCGATTTCTGCCGGTGTCGACGCATCAGCCAGCGACTTGGCGTCTCGGAACTTAGCAGCCACGGCGTCAAGCTCGTCTTGTGTCGGTTCGCGGCGGTAGGAAGCGTACACGCCCTCCCAGTCGTATGCCATGATATCGAGCTTTGCAGTCGCGCGCGCCTCCGGAGGAACAGCGTCTAGAGCAGACTGCAGGCAGGCGATCCATTCAATGAGAAGGTCGCCGTCGGGTGTAGCCAATTCCACACTGACGTCGACCATGCCTTCGCTGTTGATGTTCGTCACTTCCCCATCTCCTTCGCTAGATCCACGCCGTAACGTTCTATGTAAGCCAGCAGGCGGGCCATGTACTCCGGCGCCCCGTCGGCGGCATAGCGCTGGCTTGTTCGCTGTGTGACGCCCAGCAGCGGCGCAATCGTCGTCTGATTGTAGCCGAGCCGCTGCAAGGCGGCCCGGTAGGCTTCTGGGGTCATGAGCGCACCACCCGCCAATCAATGCAATTGTCGTTGAAGGCCGCGCCGAAGGCTGAGAACCCTTCGATGCGCGCTGCCGCAAGAGCGGCGCGCACATCGCTCGTCTTGACGACGAGGCGGCGGGTGTAGTTGTCGCCCTGCGCCTTGGTCGACGTGAACTCATATTCAATGATGTAATCGCGCGTCGTGCGGCTCATGTCCGTCTCCTTCAATAAGCCCTTGATACGACAATTTGTCGTATCAAGCAAGCGGAAAACTTGGGCGCCCTACCACTTCTTTTTCGGATCGTCGGAGAGTTCGAAAGCTTGCGAGCGAGCGCGCCCAGCCAGCAGGCCAAGCGACTGCCCGAAGGCGCGCAGACGCTCAGCGTCGCCCTCTTCCTGTATCGCCTCTGCAATCTCGCGGAGCAGGCCCTGAATCCGGTTGTCGGCCATCCGCTCAACAGGGAAGCGGTAAAGCTTGGCCTCCGCCATCACACCTCCTCCGTGTTGCCGACCAGCCAGTAGGCGTCCTTCAACTGCGACACCGGACGAACCTGAACCATCAGATTTTTGGTCTTGGTGTTGATGTAGCGGCTGATGACGCGACCAACCGTGCCGGTTTTTGTGTTGCGGATGAATTCGGCTGCGTTGGTCATGTCCGTCTCCCTTGCTGATGAATCGTTTATACGACAATCCGTCGTACACGTCAATATGTCGTAGCAAAGAAAAAGGCGCCCGAAGGCGCCTTCATTTGAACTTTGCCAGGTGCTCGTTGATCTCCTTGGCGAACCTGCTCTTAGCGCGATTCTCAGCCTTCCATTGGCGAGTGGAAAGGAAGGCGTCAACCTCGCTTCCATCTTCGAGCTTGCGGATGCTGCGCACCCACACGATCGCGCGTTCTTTGCCCTCGGCGTCCGGCATGCTGGTGAGGATCACCTTGTAGTCCTTGCCGTCAATGGTGGTGCGATGCGTCGTGCCCATGTCGTCCTCCGTTCTTGAAATGAACATAGACGACATATTGTCGTACGTCAACATGTCATACGAAAAAATGTCGCAATAAAAAACCCCGCACTAGGCGGGGTTATGCGCGAGTCCGTATATCGCCAGTTTATGCGCATACGCGCATAAACTTGGCGGCAAGCCACTGCATGAACGTTGGCGGCGGCAGAACCGGCCCGCTCTTGCGTTCGGCCAGCAGCGTGCCGGTGTTGTCGAATATTCGCACCTCGCCTGGCCCGAACTCCGCCTGCAGCCGGCGCGCCTGCTCCTGCGGATCCGTGACGACCTCGCCGGCCTCGTTGTAGATGGTGATGGTCATAGGCTGGTCTCCGGTCGCTTGTTGTCGACCTTCGACCAGCAGTCGTCATAAAACGCCTGAGCCGCTGCAAGGTCGCAGCCTTCGTGAAGCACAACCTCGTCAGGGTGCAACTCCATGGCGCGCATCCGATACCCCGCCAGCGGGGACGGAACTAACACCTCGCGATTGCCGATCGTGTGGGCAACAACGAGATAGTATGGTGCTCCGTCACGCGACACTGTGCGCAGTTCGTAGAAGCCCATCTTATAGACGCTCATCACCCCTACTCCGTCGTCACATACGAAGGGTACTGGTACTGCCAGCCTTCGGAATGCGGGATGGGCGCCATCATCAACCCGTCTGGCTGCTCGCCTTCGGGCCACCACGATAGATAGAGCCCCAGAGAGTTGAGCGCGGCGACATAGCGGCGATTCCAATTTCCATCCGCCTCGCCAGCAATCTCGCCAGCTCGGTTCATCTTGTCGATGATGTCGGTCATTCCCGCTCTAGCTCCAATTTCCGCTGCACTTCCTCTAGAACGGCTCGATACGGCTTGATTTCACGCATCATCACAGGCGGCGGAATATCCAGCGGTCGGTCGCCAAATCTGACGCGGCACTCTCCCTCTTTGTAGATGTGCACCCACTCTGACCCGGCCTCCATGCTAAGAAACCCACAGTCGTCATATGTGCAGACGATATTGCCCATCACCCTCACCCCTTCGGAGCCGCGGTCGGCGGCAGCACATAGAAGACAAGCTCGCCGTCGTTGTTGTCGGATCCGCCCCTACCGCGAACCGGCAAGCCCTTCTCCAGATTGGCCTGCGCCTCGCCGGCGGCTTTACGGGCTTTCTCTGTGGCTGGAATAGTGTGCAGCCGTGTCCCGGTTGGTGTCCGCACCAACAAGAGCACGTTGTCTTGATCGACGCTGGCGTGGACCACATCGAACTCACCCGCCGGTGCTGTCTGCACAGCATAACCCAACAGGCTCGAGCCGTAGGCGTAGAAGGCAAGCGGCAAGGCGACCAGCACCGGCACGGCAACAAAGAGCCACCTACGCCGCGACGTCTCCACCAACAACCACGCCAGCGGCGCCAGAACGGCCAGCGTGGCGGCTACGGTTAGGGCTAGCATGGGCGGGGCTCCTGATTGCGGCGTGCCACAAGCCAGGTGTGCAGAGCGACGGCCGCAATTGCGCTTGCCCACATTTTCCCGACGAACTGCCCACCCATGTAATCTAGCGAGCCAAACGCGATCAGAAGAAAGACGGCGCTATCAACTAAGGCCCCGACGACGCCGCTAGCCATCACCGCGAGGGCTAGGCCCCGCTTGCGGAGAGGCTGATACACGCCATAGTCCGCCAACTCGGCCAACACGAACGCGGCGACGGACGCCAGCAAAAGAGTGGGTGGCGCAAACAGCGCCGAAAGGACAGCGCCGACGCCCAAGGCCGCGAACACCCCCGTCGCGCCGTGCCTCTCGTTGATCCAGTCCCGAAGAACAAGAGCAAGCCCGACGAGCAACACGCCGCTTGGCGCCATGAGGCCGAAGCCAACAGGGATCAGGCATGGCCCGCTAGGCACACACACCGAACCGACGTTGCCAATGAGCCAGTTGGCAGCGGGTATCGTGGCGGCGAACAGCAGGAACGGAAGCATCCGACGCAACATCACGCGGTCCTCTCGTTCAGAAACGAGACCGCAGCATCCAACGAAGAGAACACTGCCGAACTATGATACACGAGCCACGGGCTCAGCGGCTTACCGCTTTTGTCGACCACAATGGCGGGGATGCCATTGTCATATGCAAACAGCACCTCCATCGACGTGCCGACTGACGGCTTTTCATAGTAGACGAGCAACGAATCGCACTGCAGGATGTCTGATTTGTCGTTCTCAACGATTTCAGATGCAATGCCAGGCTCAAGTTCGCGCCCACGATAGTCGCGCACCATAGGGTCGAAGCAAATTCCGTCCAGCTTTTTGGCGCAATAGTCCCGCCAGTCTTTTGCTTCTTCGTCTGTGCAGCCATTGATGGGGCCGCAAAGGTAGACTTTCTTACCCAGCGATTGCATTGAACAGGTCTCCCTCGTTGTCATTTGAGGCGCGCAGGCTCCATTTCACTGGGCACTGCACGGCATCTATTCGGCGCGCCATGCGCTCTGGACAGGATGAGGTGTCTTTGAAGTTTCGCGCGACGTTTACGCTGTCGGCACTGGCAAACGGCCATCGATCGCCGCACATCGCCAGTCCGCGCAGCATGTGAACCCAAGGACGCAAGCCACGCCGCTCGAGATGATTGAACGCCTCGTCAGCGCGCCGTTCCCACGCCGGCGAGCCAACCTGCCAATAGGCTCCGGACGAGCCGAAGCAGATGCGCGGCCAAGCATCGGCAAGTTCAAGCAGGTAGTCGAACTCAAGCCCCATATGCCAAACAGGCGCGCCGAGGTGCTTGGGGAACGGCCACTGCTTGACCAGATCGCGCTGCTGCTCAGCCGTGCCGTCGATAACGTCCGGAACGACCGCCCAGTGGGGGTGTCCGAGCCGGCTTTCAAGCCACGAGAAGAAGCGCGCCCAATCCGGCTCCTTGCCACCGCGAAAGAACGTAAAGGCGCCATTGTCCCACATAACAGACTGGCCATGCTGCAAGCACCACTCAGCATCGCCCGGATTGGCGAACGACACGCAGAAGTGCTTGCCGGCCATCTTCATAAGGTCGATGCGCGGCGTAAGCGGTGTGCCGTGGTAGTGAATTGTCACTTCCCCACCATCCTAGTTTGCTGTTCAAACACTTCCGCACTACCATCGGCCCGCACATTCATCGCCGCCAGCGTCCGCTCCTGGCCCTGCGTGTCGAAGGTGACGGCGGACTCTTTGATGACGGAATAGGGGTTCAGCTTCAGCACGCGCATGCGGACGGTTACCGGGGACGCGAGCCGATAGGCGTGCACGTTGAACGTGTAGGTGCCGGGCGCTACCGCCCGCACCGTCACGACCTCGCGTCGGTCGTTTATCGCCCCGTTGCCCGTGCCCGTATTGTCGGTGTCGAGGAACATGACTTCCGTCTTGCGACTGCCGAAGAACACGATCTTTCCGTCCGGCCCCTTGGCGTACAGGTCGACGTCGCTGGCGCTCCCGTCGTCCCACGTCATCTCCACCAAGAACTCGGCCTTCGGCGTCAGGACGCCGGCCGCTGGTTTGGGGTCGCCGAAGACGGAAATCAGCATCATGGCCAGCAGGACACAAACGACCGTCATCGCCATATCGAGAAAGGCCGGCGACAGACCCTCACGCGCTCGCCTCATCACCCACCTCCAAAATCTTGATCTGCGTCTTGAGCGCGATTGCGCACGCCAACCCGACGAGGGAGCAGTGAAGCTTGGTGAGAACGCCGTGAAGGATGGCGGTTTTGAATGCAGGCGATGACGGATCCAGGCCGCTCAAGGAATTGAACGCCACGGCGAGGCCGATAAATGTCCCGAGGAGTCCAATGCGCTCCATGGTGTCAGCCATGTACCAAGTGAACTCGTAATCGCTATCGCCGGCGCGAACCTTCCAGCCCAGCCACGCCGTACAGGCTGCGTAGAGGGCGACAACGGCCAGAGCCAACCCAGTCGCGTCTTGCCGCCACAGCACCGCGCCGTAGCCCAACATAAGCGCCACAGAAGCGCCGACGGCGGTAAGGCAGGTCCACAGCCACCAGCGGGCAATGTGGGCAGGCATGGGCGCCTCCTATTGAATGAGAGTGTTTTCCGCCAGCTGCTCAGCCACCTCGCGAAGCAGGTAGACCAGCCGTTGTGGCGGCATGTAGAAGTCTTGGGTTTTGCCGTCTGCGGTGATGGACATCACGACC contains the following coding sequences:
- a CDS encoding VUT family protein — encoded protein: MLRRMLPFLLFAATIPAANWLIGNVGSVCVPSGPCLIPVGFGLMAPSGVLLVGLALVLRDWINERHGATGVFAALGVGAVLSALFAPPTLLLASVAAFVLAELADYGVYQPLRKRGLALAVMASGVVGALVDSAVFLLIAFGSLDYMGGQFVGKMWASAIAAVALHTWLVARRNQEPRPC
- a CDS encoding MotA/TolQ/ExbB proton channel family protein; the protein is MPAHIARWWLWTCLTAVGASVALMLGYGAVLWRQDATGLALAVVALYAACTAWLGWKVRAGDSDYEFTWYMADTMERIGLLGTFIGLAVAFNSLSGLDPSSPAFKTAILHGVLTKLHCSLVGLACAIALKTQIKILEVGDEASA
- a CDS encoding nucleoside 2-deoxyribosyltransferase; its protein translation is MQSLGKKVYLCGPINGCTDEEAKDWRDYCAKKLDGICFDPMVRDYRGRELEPGIASEIVENDKSDILQCDSLLVYYEKPSVGTSMEVLFAYDNGIPAIVVDKSGKPLSPWLVYHSSAVFSSLDAAVSFLNERTA